In the Pseudodesulfovibrio alkaliphilus genome, one interval contains:
- a CDS encoding adenylosuccinate synthase: MANIVVFGSQWGDEGKGKIVDILAEQASAIVRFQGGNNAGHTLVVDGEQCILHLIPSGVLHPGKLCVIGNGVVLDPVVFCQEIDKLAAKGLDVSPARMMVSKKTHVIMPYHRLIDGARETVKSEAGKIGTTGRGIGPCYEDKMHRCGIRAGDFADPELLREKIGLALEEKNVLFKHLYGLDPLDADAVFAEVQPFAQRLVPYLGDVSTAIQEAQEDGMVLFEGAQGTHLDIDHGTYPFVTSSNTVTANAASGSGCSPRDLHRIVAIVKAYTTRVGGGPFPTELFDADGEYLQAKGHEFGATTGRKRRCGWLDLVVLKESVRLNGPTELAITKLDVLSGLGELKLCVAYEYRGQTVAYPPQEQNGMAHVAPVYETMPGWDEDISAARSWDDLPANAVSYLRRIEAITGVSIGMVSVGPDRAQTF, translated from the coding sequence ATGGCCAATATTGTCGTTTTCGGCTCCCAATGGGGGGACGAGGGCAAGGGAAAGATCGTCGACATCCTCGCCGAGCAGGCGAGCGCCATCGTCCGCTTTCAGGGCGGCAACAACGCGGGCCACACCCTGGTGGTGGACGGCGAGCAGTGCATCCTGCACCTTATTCCCTCGGGCGTGTTGCATCCCGGCAAGCTCTGTGTCATCGGCAATGGCGTGGTTCTCGACCCGGTCGTCTTCTGTCAGGAGATCGACAAGCTGGCAGCCAAGGGGCTCGATGTCTCCCCGGCCAGGATGATGGTCAGCAAGAAAACCCACGTCATCATGCCCTATCATCGGCTTATCGACGGCGCCCGCGAAACGGTCAAGTCCGAGGCCGGGAAGATCGGCACCACCGGGCGCGGTATCGGTCCCTGCTACGAGGACAAGATGCACCGTTGCGGCATCCGCGCCGGGGATTTCGCCGACCCGGAACTGCTGCGGGAGAAGATCGGCCTGGCTCTTGAGGAAAAGAATGTTCTTTTCAAGCACCTCTATGGTCTGGATCCGCTTGATGCCGATGCGGTGTTCGCCGAGGTGCAGCCCTTTGCCCAGCGGCTTGTGCCTTACCTGGGCGATGTGTCCACGGCCATCCAGGAGGCCCAGGAGGACGGCATGGTTCTCTTCGAGGGCGCCCAGGGCACGCACCTGGATATAGACCACGGCACCTATCCCTTTGTCACGTCGAGCAACACGGTTACGGCCAATGCGGCCTCCGGGTCGGGCTGCTCCCCGCGTGATCTGCATCGCATCGTGGCCATCGTCAAGGCATACACCACCCGGGTGGGCGGCGGGCCTTTTCCCACCGAGCTTTTTGACGCCGACGGCGAATATCTTCAGGCAAAGGGGCACGAATTCGGGGCCACCACAGGACGCAAGCGCCGTTGCGGCTGGCTCGATCTGGTGGTGCTCAAGGAGTCGGTGCGTCTCAATGGTCCCACCGAACTGGCCATCACCAAGCTTGACGTGCTCTCCGGCCTTGGGGAACTGAAGCTCTGCGTGGCCTACGAATACCGCGGCCAGACCGTGGCCTATCCGCCCCAGGAGCAGAACGGCATGGCCCATGTCGCTCCGGTTTACGAAACCATGCCCGGTTGGGACGAGGACATCTCGGCCGCCCGATCCTGGGACGACCTCCCTGCCAACGCGGTCAGCTATCTGCGCCGTATCGAGGCCATCACCGGGGTGTCCATCGGCATGGTCTCCGTCGGGCCGGACAGGGCGCAAACCTTCTGA